In the genome of Variibacter gotjawalensis, one region contains:
- a CDS encoding glutathione S-transferase N-terminal domain-containing protein, with product MIDLYYWPTPNGWKISIMLEECGLPYEVRRIRIGRGEQFEPKFLKVSPNNKIPAIVDHDPPGQNSPLAIFESGAILIYLAEKAGKFLPKDLPSRMSVLQWLMWQMGGLGPMAGQNGHFLLYANEKIPYAIGRYGEEVKRLYGVLDRRLGETQVYMAGDYSIADIATFPWIMTHKAQGLTLDDYPNIKRWYADIRARDAVQRGLALGKEHWGRKLDDKAREALFKTSAGEALQKEIT from the coding sequence GTGATCGATCTCTATTACTGGCCGACTCCCAACGGCTGGAAAATCTCGATCATGCTCGAGGAATGCGGCTTGCCTTACGAGGTGCGCCGGATACGGATCGGACGCGGCGAGCAGTTCGAGCCGAAGTTTCTAAAGGTCTCGCCCAATAATAAGATCCCGGCGATCGTCGATCACGATCCGCCGGGACAAAACTCCCCGCTCGCGATCTTCGAGAGCGGGGCTATTTTGATTTATCTCGCCGAGAAGGCGGGAAAGTTTCTGCCGAAAGATCTGCCGTCGCGCATGTCCGTGCTGCAGTGGCTGATGTGGCAGATGGGAGGCCTCGGCCCGATGGCCGGCCAGAACGGCCATTTCCTTCTCTACGCCAACGAGAAGATTCCGTACGCCATCGGCCGCTACGGCGAAGAGGTGAAGCGTCTCTACGGCGTTCTCGATCGCCGCCTTGGCGAAACGCAAGTCTACATGGCGGGCGATTACTCGATCGCCGATATCGCGACATTCCCGTGGATCATGACGCACAAGGCGCAGGGTCTCACGCTCGACGACTACCCGAATATCAAACGCTGGTACGCGGACATCCGCGCTCGCGACGCCGTGCAACGTGGCTTGGCTCTCGGTAAGGAACACTGGGGCCGCAAGCTGGATGACAAAGCGCGCGAAGCTCTGTTCAAGACATCCGCCGGCGAAGCATTGCAGAAGGAAATCACATGA
- a CDS encoding CaiB/BaiF CoA transferase family protein — protein sequence MTLPMLEGIRVIDITQFVAGPVCSRLLADAGADVIKIELAPYGDRSRVQGFKPREAAYQRSSRSTYFFQHNHSKRSLALDFKHESGRKILRELIAKADVLVENFAPGVMARAGLSFEDMSKINPRLIMCSVSFAGQTGPLSTKPGYDYIAQAYSGVTSLIGEPDRSPSQMPIAIGDVSTGVSAAMAVGFALFHRERTGRGQHVEATLLDTYFHMHEANVPKVAIRGEKFAVERTGSQHPDGGPIGLFRCGDDTFISINVLSHQFAQFAKTIGRPELAEDPRYATAHGRRDNNADLVVIIEQWLATFPTRDEAMQVLDRERIPCAPVLTLHEAMRQPHLLDRGTVRKVHDDQIGDFLIPGAPARFSEWPQPEGLRVDMLGENNETVLKELGYSATDIAALYNDKVIVRDKLLETGDSVKSQERKTA from the coding sequence ATGACGCTTCCCATGCTCGAAGGCATTCGCGTGATCGACATCACGCAGTTCGTCGCGGGGCCGGTGTGTTCGCGTTTGCTCGCTGACGCAGGTGCCGACGTGATCAAGATCGAACTTGCGCCATATGGCGATCGATCGCGCGTGCAGGGCTTCAAGCCGCGTGAGGCGGCTTATCAGCGCTCGTCGCGCAGCACGTATTTTTTTCAGCACAATCACTCGAAGCGCAGTCTCGCGCTCGATTTCAAGCATGAGAGCGGCCGCAAGATCTTGCGCGAGTTGATTGCCAAGGCCGACGTGCTCGTCGAGAATTTCGCGCCCGGCGTCATGGCGCGTGCCGGCCTCTCTTTCGAAGACATGAGTAAGATCAATCCGCGGCTCATCATGTGCTCGGTGTCGTTCGCCGGACAGACAGGGCCGCTCAGTACCAAGCCCGGTTACGACTACATCGCGCAGGCTTATTCCGGGGTGACGAGCTTAATCGGCGAACCAGATCGCAGCCCGTCGCAGATGCCGATCGCGATTGGCGACGTGTCTACCGGTGTTTCCGCCGCCATGGCGGTGGGCTTCGCGTTGTTCCATCGTGAGCGCACGGGGCGTGGGCAGCATGTGGAAGCAACGCTGCTCGACACCTATTTCCATATGCACGAAGCCAACGTGCCGAAAGTCGCGATCCGAGGAGAGAAATTCGCGGTCGAACGCACCGGCTCGCAGCATCCGGATGGCGGCCCGATCGGTCTTTTCCGCTGCGGCGATGACACGTTTATCTCGATCAACGTTCTGTCGCATCAGTTCGCACAGTTCGCCAAAACAATCGGCCGCCCGGAACTTGCCGAAGACCCGCGTTACGCGACGGCTCACGGGCGCCGCGACAATAATGCAGACCTGGTCGTCATCATCGAGCAATGGCTCGCGACTTTTCCGACGCGCGATGAGGCGATGCAGGTGCTCGATCGCGAACGCATCCCGTGCGCTCCGGTGCTGACGCTGCACGAAGCGATGCGTCAGCCGCATCTGCTCGATCGCGGCACGGTGCGCAAAGTGCACGACGACCAGATCGGCGATTTCCTGATTCCGGGCGCGCCCGCGCGCTTCTCCGAGTGGCCGCAGCCGGAAGGCCTGCGCGTCGACATGCTCGGCGAGAACAACGAGACGGTGCTTAAGGAGCTTGGCTACTCGGCCACGGACATCGCCGCCCTCTACAACGACAAGGTCATCGTTCGCGACAAACTTCTAGAGACAGGCGACAGCGTAAAGAGCCAAGAGCGCAAGACGGCCTAA
- a CDS encoding Bug family tripartite tricarboxylate transporter substrate binding protein yields the protein MRIGTACRAGMLVLAMMGAAHAQEDYPSRNITLVVPFAAGSGADAVARILAQPLGLALGTNVVVDNKAGANGAIGATFVARAAPDGYTLILTSNTTHAANPNLMKNIAYDPIKDFAPVVRVGNFGYILATGPGAPGTTVPELVAYAKANPGKLSYAYGNATGVVAAEAFKRQTGTDIVKVPYKSTPPALTDLIAGRVAMMFVDLPSSSSHVESGALRALTVTSRDRSAMAPEIKSMKEVGLPEFDITAWAAIFAPAGTPPSVIAKLNTELRKIVDDPAIKKRLAAIGFDSFSSSSEELRVFVADELIKWTALIKDAGMQAE from the coding sequence ATGCGCATCGGAACAGCGTGCCGCGCCGGCATGCTCGTGCTTGCGATGATGGGCGCCGCCCACGCGCAAGAGGACTACCCGAGCCGCAACATCACGCTCGTGGTGCCGTTCGCGGCAGGAAGCGGCGCCGACGCGGTTGCGCGCATTTTGGCGCAGCCCCTGGGGTTGGCGCTCGGCACGAATGTCGTCGTCGACAACAAGGCTGGAGCAAATGGCGCGATCGGCGCGACCTTCGTGGCGCGTGCAGCACCGGATGGGTATACGTTGATCCTGACGTCGAATACCACGCATGCCGCTAATCCGAATCTGATGAAGAATATCGCGTACGATCCGATCAAGGATTTTGCGCCGGTCGTTCGCGTCGGCAATTTCGGCTACATCCTCGCGACCGGGCCGGGCGCGCCGGGCACGACGGTGCCCGAGCTGGTCGCCTACGCGAAAGCCAATCCCGGCAAGTTGAGTTACGCCTACGGCAACGCGACCGGCGTTGTCGCCGCTGAGGCATTCAAACGCCAGACCGGCACCGACATCGTCAAGGTGCCATACAAGAGCACGCCTCCGGCGTTGACCGACCTCATCGCCGGCCGTGTCGCGATGATGTTCGTCGATCTGCCGTCGAGTTCCTCACATGTCGAGTCTGGCGCGCTGCGCGCGCTCACGGTGACGTCGCGTGATCGCAGTGCGATGGCGCCCGAAATCAAGTCCATGAAGGAAGTCGGCCTTCCGGAGTTCGACATCACGGCCTGGGCCGCGATCTTCGCACCGGCCGGAACCCCTCCCTCGGTAATCGCAAAGCTGAACACGGAGCTGCGCAAGATCGTCGACGATCCGGCGATCAAGAAGCGTCTCGCCGCCATCGGCTTCGACTCGTTTTCGAGTTCGTCCGAAGAGCTGCGCGTTTTCGTTGCTGACGAACTCATCAAATGGACGGCGCTGATCAAAGACGCCGGCATGCAGGCCGAATAG
- a CDS encoding tripartite tricarboxylate transporter substrate-binding protein — MTIRLKLASALLALSASCAMASDYPSRPITVIVPYGAGGPTDTVARIISQALSEQLGERLVIENVAAAGGTVGSARVARSDKDGYTLLFNHIGMATAPFFYPNAPAHPVKDFDPIGQVADVPMSLIGRQGLGADDGAKLIALAKQKGKEISIAHAGPGTASFLCSSLLQHATGMRPTEVSYNRGFAPAQVDLIAGRVDLICDQTTTTTNAINSGGAKAYAVTTKKRLETLPNVPTMNEIGVKDFELAIWHGFYAPKGTPKPIIDKLSAALEKALRSKLVADRFAELGAVPVSAEDATPAGLAKKLQSEMDRWGPVIQASQKPQSN, encoded by the coding sequence ATGACGATACGTTTGAAACTTGCGAGCGCTCTGCTTGCGCTCTCGGCCTCATGCGCGATGGCGAGCGACTACCCGTCGCGTCCGATCACCGTCATCGTGCCGTATGGCGCGGGCGGACCGACCGATACGGTCGCGCGAATTATTTCGCAGGCGTTGAGCGAACAACTCGGCGAACGCCTCGTGATCGAAAACGTCGCGGCGGCCGGCGGCACTGTCGGTTCGGCGCGTGTCGCGCGTTCCGACAAGGACGGCTACACGCTGCTCTTCAACCACATCGGTATGGCGACCGCACCGTTCTTCTATCCGAATGCGCCCGCGCATCCGGTGAAAGACTTCGATCCAATCGGCCAAGTCGCCGACGTGCCGATGTCATTGATCGGGCGACAAGGACTTGGTGCCGACGATGGCGCGAAGCTGATCGCCCTCGCGAAGCAGAAGGGCAAAGAGATCTCTATCGCTCACGCCGGTCCGGGCACCGCGTCGTTCCTCTGCAGCTCGTTGCTGCAGCACGCGACCGGGATGCGGCCGACGGAAGTGTCTTACAATCGCGGTTTCGCGCCGGCGCAAGTCGATCTCATCGCCGGCCGCGTCGATTTGATCTGCGATCAAACCACCACAACGACCAATGCAATCAACAGCGGCGGCGCTAAAGCTTACGCGGTCACCACGAAGAAGCGGCTTGAGACATTACCCAACGTGCCGACCATGAACGAGATCGGCGTCAAGGATTTCGAATTGGCGATCTGGCACGGCTTCTACGCGCCGAAGGGAACGCCGAAGCCCATCATCGATAAGCTCAGTGCCGCGCTCGAAAAGGCGCTGCGGAGCAAATTAGTCGCGGATCGCTTTGCCGAGCTGGGCGCTGTCCCGGTTTCGGCAGAGGACGCGACGCCCGCCGGCCTTGCCAAGAAGCTTCAGTCGGAGATGGATCGCTGGGGGCCCGTGATCCAGGCATCGCAGAAGCCGCAGTCGAATTAG